TCATTGGTTGGAATCATCATCTAATAAGATAAGTTTAAagctaaaaaaattaatttagttGCAGAAGGTAAAATGGTTAAAGAATGGCTATAATTGGATATGTTATCTGAATGTTTGACAAATCTATGTATATACTTGGAAGGACAGTGCTAAAAATGTTactatataaattattaaaaaatgagACTAATCATATTATTCCTCAGATTTGACAAATCAATATTGTTTATCATGGAATAAAATGGGCCAAAGTGATAAAGTTGTAATGGGGGTGAATGATTTTAACATGAAACTAATCAAATGtccaaaattattttctttacttatgGAAGAAAAAAGGATATAAGTTTGAAAACAAACTATAAATGATTTATTAAGCAATCATTTTAAGTGGGAaagaaagttttaaattttaaatttgaattgttaTAGGATTAGTTGTAAATCAcactatttcaaaatttttaattgaatttatgtattaaaataaataaaaaatttagaaaaaaatatgGAAGATTTGGAAGACATCAGGACGCCTTCATTAAAACCTCTCTTGCAATAATATATAGATTTGCCGCATCAGCCCCTCGAGAAATCTTGGGTCTTTTTGCCCGTGCGAGTGGAGAGGAGGCTCTGAACTTAAAACTGGAGCGTCCAAGCTAgctggaggaagaagaagacaagccCTGCTGGCTGGCTGCTCAAATCTGAGACCTATGCCATGTTGAGTTCTCTTTCTACCTCCTCCTGGGTTGTCGTATGCAGGCAACCCCTGAAAAAGATCTCAATTTCTGCGGTGTCCACGAGTTGGAGGCCATTTTATATCAGGTTTCTTTCAAACTATTTTCTTAGTTATTTCTCTCACTGCCTTGTGAAACACTATGACTTCTTTTGTTTCGGGAAGCTGGGCCTTGGATTGCGTTTTTCTGGTTCttaaaattttgaggtttaAGCATGAAATTCCTGTGCAACCTTTTTCTTGAGTTAAATCGACTGTAGAACGTGTGTACGCTCTGTTGACATATGGGAATTGTTTTGTTTGAGTGCAACGAATATTATGAACATTTTGCTTTATTATCCAAATGCAACTATTTCAGTATTTTGCACTTAAGAGATATCTGTTCCAAGTACTGCAGGCAGGACCTTTGTTCAGGAGATAAAAGTTTTATGTTAAACTTGCAAGGTGGACTTTGTGGATTTTTACCACAACTATGTTTTTTATAGGTTTAATAGGCATGAACCAGTTTATTCaatattataaaaataaaataaaagatcgTGTCTAGGTTGGTATTTAGTTTATTATCCACAATAGTTATCGAGTCATCTAATGGTGTAAAATTATAGAATAGTTAATAATACACGTAAACTATAAGACCTAGTTTCTGATATATACAATAAACAATTAATTTGTATTTAGTCAAACGAATAATTAGTTTGCTTGTAATTCATATGGTTAGGCATATAAGTGGAGTTCAATATTAAGCAAATAAGATTTATTTGAAAGGAAATACAAATAGCACCATGTTTTGTTTTATGGTTCCATCATAGAAATGGTGAGGGCAGCTGTAAAAAATTTCATACTTTCGAGGGCAATGGTGGAAGAACCAGatagaatattttgaaattcctCCCCCCGGGGGTGGGGGAGAGTGGGGCAATTACAAAAACTCTAAACTTTGTATAGGTTTGTATGGGTTGTTCTATAGCTTTTAAAATATTGAGGTGAAGGCAATATGGctccacccctgactgcaaggtTGAGATATGTCTTTAgccagaaaaaaaatggaaatgacTACATCTGTATGGAGCAATAGAAAAAAAGATTGAGATGTGTCTGTAGTATGTAGCATGTGTGGATACCTTTTATCTTGGTTAATTGGTCCATAACCCACGCATCATGATTTATTACTTCAGGACTCATTCTCGATCTCCTCAGCGAGTTCTTGTTTGCTGGGCAAAATATGGTGAGCTACTGAAACTTTTTACCTCTTTCTACACGACACCACCATCAAATAGGCTAATTCATCCTTGGTTTGCTTGCATGAATATGTTAGTTCATCATTGACAGAAGAACATTCTTATATTGGTTTCATTAGCCGCTGAATCTGGAGTAGATGGATCATTCAGTTTGAGGATGGTGCCTCCTAGCCTGTTAGctgcagaaaaagaagaagccAAGGCTGTACTGACACTATTCTTAAAGAAGCAAGGGTTGAGCAGTGCACTGGCTGCTCGAGTAATTAATAAGTCAGATGCTTTTGTTGATCACCTTGTCTCGCAACTTCATTCTGTTCACAAATCTCGCTACCTAGTAGGTTCGATCTTAATGTTGTTATTGCTTCTTTAAAACGAAATTGGTTCAGTTCTCCAGTGCATGGAGAACTGCCTTCAGTCTCCCAAACTAATTTTCCTTGACACTGCAGGACGAGAACTTACAACTCTTGAGATCAGGGATGCTCTTATTCCTTACCTTGAAACCCTCCTTGAGGAATATGGTGGAATCCTGGTGGATGTGGTAGAAAACTTCCCAAACCCACCTGTGAAAGAAAGTATAGAAGCAAATTATCAAAACCCAATTACTGAAGAAAATTTGGATACATTAGTTTCTCCCTCTAATGCCATCCTTGATAGCAAGAAGCTGAAAGCCTTGGCTCGGGTAAGTGAGATTAGCCCAGCGGGAAAGTTTCCTGCACATGTTTGCTATCTAGTTGAGCTTGGAATGGACCTGGAGGCAATTAGGGAGGTAATACGCAAATTCCCGGCTTTTGCCTACTATAGTTTGGACAGAAAAATCAAACCACTGGTTGAGTTCCTTCTTGATCTTGGCATATTGAAATCAGATATTCCAACCATCATTAGCAAAAGGCCTCAACTTTGTGGGATTAGTCTCTCTGAAAATTTAATCCCCACCATGACATTTTTGGAGAACCTAGGGGTGGATAAAAGGCAGTGGGCAAAAGTTATATACCGCTTTCCTGCCCTTCTTACTTACAGCAGGTCAAAACTGAAAGGAACTGTTGATTTTCTTTATGAGGTTGGTCTCTCGGCCGAAAATGTGGGTAAGGTTCTAACTCGTTGCCCAAACATCATAAGTTACAGTGTTGAGGATAAGC
This portion of the Coffea arabica cultivar ET-39 chromosome 2e, Coffea Arabica ET-39 HiFi, whole genome shotgun sequence genome encodes:
- the LOC113729866 gene encoding transcription termination factor MTERF5, chloroplastic isoform X2; this translates as MLSSLSTSSWVVVCRQPLKKISISAVSTSWRPFYIRTHSRSPQRVLVCWAKYAAESGVDGSFSLRMVPPSLLAAEKEEAKAVLTLFLKKQGLSSALAARVINKSDAFVDHLVSQLHSVHKSRYLVGRELTTLEIRDALIPYLETLLEEYGGILVDVVENFPNPPVKESIEANYQNPITEENLDTLVSPSNAILDSKKLKALARVSEISPAGKFPAHVCYLVELGMDLEAIREVIRKFPAFAYYSLDRKIKPLVEFLLDLGILKSDIPTIISKRPQLCGISLSENLIPTMTFLENLGVDKRQWAKVIYRFPALLTYSRSKLKGTVDFLYEVGLSAENVGKVLTRCPNIISYSVEDKLRPTVEYFSSLGIDVAHLLQRSPQTFGLSIEANLKPLTEFFLERGYSIEDVRTMISRYGALYTFSVAENLVPKWEFFLTMDYPKSELVKFPQYFGYSLEVRIKPRYAIVKEHGVRLLLNQVLSLSGPEFDKALRRKVKKKHNN
- the LOC113729866 gene encoding transcription termination factor MTERF5, chloroplastic isoform X1 yields the protein MLSSLSTSSWVVVCRQPLKKISISAVSTSWRPFYIRTHSRSPQRVLVCWAKYAAESGVDGSFSLRMVPPSLLAAEKEEAKAVLTLFLKKQGLSSALAARVINKSDAFVDHLVSQLHSVHKSRYLSPKLIFLDTAGRELTTLEIRDALIPYLETLLEEYGGILVDVVENFPNPPVKESIEANYQNPITEENLDTLVSPSNAILDSKKLKALARVSEISPAGKFPAHVCYLVELGMDLEAIREVIRKFPAFAYYSLDRKIKPLVEFLLDLGILKSDIPTIISKRPQLCGISLSENLIPTMTFLENLGVDKRQWAKVIYRFPALLTYSRSKLKGTVDFLYEVGLSAENVGKVLTRCPNIISYSVEDKLRPTVEYFSSLGIDVAHLLQRSPQTFGLSIEANLKPLTEFFLERGYSIEDVRTMISRYGALYTFSVAENLVPKWEFFLTMDYPKSELVKFPQYFGYSLEVRIKPRYAIVKEHGVRLLLNQVLSLSGPEFDKALRRKVKKKHNN
- the LOC113729866 gene encoding transcription termination factor MTERF5, chloroplastic isoform X3, with the translated sequence MVPPSLLAAEKEEAKAVLTLFLKKQGLSSALAARVINKSDAFVDHLVSQLHSVHKSRYLSPKLIFLDTAGRELTTLEIRDALIPYLETLLEEYGGILVDVVENFPNPPVKESIEANYQNPITEENLDTLVSPSNAILDSKKLKALARVSEISPAGKFPAHVCYLVELGMDLEAIREVIRKFPAFAYYSLDRKIKPLVEFLLDLGILKSDIPTIISKRPQLCGISLSENLIPTMTFLENLGVDKRQWAKVIYRFPALLTYSRSKLKGTVDFLYEVGLSAENVGKVLTRCPNIISYSVEDKLRPTVEYFSSLGIDVAHLLQRSPQTFGLSIEANLKPLTEFFLERGYSIEDVRTMISRYGALYTFSVAENLVPKWEFFLTMDYPKSELVKFPQYFGYSLEVRIKPRYAIVKEHGVRLLLNQVLSLSGPEFDKALRRKVKKKHNN